GACGTATTTGCCGTAGCGATAGAAAAGGACGGGGTAGACGGCGCGGCGGCGCCAGTCGCGCGTGTAGCCGGGGATAAGCTCGGTGGGGAAGCCGGGCAGCGGCCGGGTGGCGACCTCCATTTCGGCAGACAGCGGTTCGTTGTCGAGGAAGAATTTCAGCGGCACGGTGAAGGTTTCGGCAACTTCGCCTGCTTCCGGCCGGATAGCGGCCGGGTCGGCAATGTAGCCGGCGAACGGGTAGATTATTACACCGATGGGGCTGACGAGGTAGTCGAGCGGCCCGAGCAGGCGCAGACTGCCGGGGGGAAGTCCGAGTTCCTCGTACGCTTCCCGCGCGGCGGCATGCTGCGGGTCGGGGTCGGCGGCCTCAATCTTGCCGCCGGGGAAGCATATTTCGCCCGGTTGCCAGGCGAGCTGGGCGGCGCGCACTTCGAAGAGGACGGCCAGTTCGCCGCCCTGCGGCACGAGGGTGACGACAACGGCAGCGGCGAAGTAGTCGGTTTCGTTCTGAATTGTGGGGACGCGCCCAACCAGCTTGTTTTCGAGGGCGCGGCAGAATTGGTCGGTTTGCATTCGTTCTCTCCCTGCGTTCACGTTTGACGCCCGGAGCCGGGTTCGTGGCGGTGGATGTGGACATGGCCGTCGTCGCCGTGGAGGTGTACGTGGTAGCGTTCGTCGATGAGGTTGGCGGCCAGAAGCAGTTCGCGATCCTGAAGTATGTCGGCCGGACGGCCGTCGGCGGCGATGGCGTGGGCCTCGTTCATGACGATGACCCTTTCGGCCAGTTCGCTGACGGTGTCGAGGTGGTGGGTGGCGGTGATGATCGTTTTGCCGGCGGCGGCCAGTTGGGCGAGGGCTTCGAGCATCCACCGCTGGGTGCGGGGGTCGAGGCCGTTGGTCGGCTCGTCGAGGATGAGCACGTCAGGATTGACGGCGAGCACGGCGGCGATGGCGACTTTTTTCTTTTCGCCGCCGCTGAGGTGGTGGGGCATGCGGTCGGCGAGGGGAGCGATGCCCACGAAGGCCATTATTTCTTCGGCCCGGCGCCGCGCATCGGCCGGGGACAGCCCGAGAGCCAGGGGACCGAACATGATCTCGTCGAGGACACTGGCGCAGAATATCTGTACGTCGGCGTTCTGGAAGACGAAGCCCACTCGGCGCCGGAAGGCGGCGGCAAAGGCGTCGTCGCACATGGCCTGGGCGGTGACGGGGCGCCCGAAGGCAATAACCCGCCCGGCGGGGAAGATGAGGCCGGCCAGCACTTTTTGGAGGGTCGATTTGCCGCAGCCGTTGGGGCCGAGGAGCGCGACCCGCTCGCCGGCGGCGATGGCGACGTTTATGTCCCTGAGGGCGTCTTCGCCGGGACGGTAGGCGTAGCTGACGTCGTTAAGTTCAAAGACCGGCGTGTTTGCCAATATTAATGCCTCCCAGCAGAATAAAGCAGATGGCGATGACGGCGGCTAAGTAGACGGCTTCGCCCGGTCCGGGACGAACGGCGGGCGCCGGTTGGCCCGCACCGCCGAAGCCGCGCGCGGTCATGGCGGCGGCTATTTCCCGACTGTATTCGCCGGCAAGGCGCAGAAAGCCTGCCAACGTGCCGCCGATCCATTCGAGCCTGGCCCTGGCCGATTCGCCGCCGACCAGGCGGCTGCGGCGGCCGAGAAGAAAATCGGCCAGCAGGAGGAGGAAAAGAAAAAGGTAACGGTATGTGAGTTCGAGCACCATGACGAAGACGGCGGGGACGCCGAGGGACTGGAAGGCTTTGGTGAGCGCGGGCCAGCGGGTGGTTTTGACGAGCAGCATGACAAGGCCGAGAGAGGCGGCCGACCGCAACAGGACCATGGCGGCGGCGGTGAGCCCCTGCCTGGTGACGGCTAGATCGGCGGGCAAAGTCAGCGGGCCGGCGCGCCACTCCGCCCCGCGGTAGACGAAGAGAAGGGGGTCGCCGGGAGTTACCCAGCTGAAGATGGCGGGCAGGACGACGAGGCCGGCGAAGATAAGGGCCGGCAGCCAGACCCGGATGAGGTAGGCCCGCAGGCCGATGCCGGAGGCCACTGCGACCAGGATAAGCAGGCCATGGACGGCGGCCAGCGCCGGGATGCCGACCGTTAGCGCGACG
This DNA window, taken from Sporomusaceae bacterium, encodes the following:
- a CDS encoding CoA pyrophosphatase — encoded protein: MQTDQFCRALENKLVGRVPTIQNETDYFAAAVVVTLVPQGGELAVLFEVRAAQLAWQPGEICFPGGKIEAADPDPQHAAAREAYEELGLPPGSLRLLGPLDYLVSPIGVIIYPFAGYIADPAAIRPEAGEVAETFTVPLKFFLDNEPLSAEMEVATRPLPGFPTELIPGYTRDWRRRAVYPVLFYRYGKYVIWGLTARVLYNFVEICRAL
- a CDS encoding energy-coupling factor ABC transporter ATP-binding protein produces the protein MANTPVFELNDVSYAYRPGEDALRDINVAIAAGERVALLGPNGCGKSTLQKVLAGLIFPAGRVIAFGRPVTAQAMCDDAFAAAFRRRVGFVFQNADVQIFCASVLDEIMFGPLALGLSPADARRRAEEIMAFVGIAPLADRMPHHLSGGEKKKVAIAAVLAVNPDVLILDEPTNGLDPRTQRWMLEALAQLAAAGKTIITATHHLDTVSELAERVIVMNEAHAIAADGRPADILQDRELLLAANLIDERYHVHLHGDDGHVHIHRHEPGSGRQT
- the cbiQ gene encoding cobalt ECF transporter T component CbiQ; amino-acid sequence: MTPLPSWLSTGEPSPLPVARRRWRRADYLTKTLADIQRIMAEDMLQTGVAARPGLLQAIEPRVKVAGTVLLLLAVALTVGIPALAAVHGLLILVAVASGIGLRAYLIRVWLPALIFAGLVVLPAIFSWVTPGDPLLFVYRGAEWRAGPLTLPADLAVTRQGLTAAAMVLLRSAASLGLVMLLVKTTRWPALTKAFQSLGVPAVFVMVLELTYRYLFLFLLLLADFLLGRRSRLVGGESARARLEWIGGTLAGFLRLAGEYSREIAAAMTARGFGGAGQPAPAVRPGPGEAVYLAAVIAICFILLGGINIGKHAGL